A region of Leclercia adecarboxylata DNA encodes the following proteins:
- the hemC gene encoding hydroxymethylbilane synthase, whose translation MLDNVLRIATRQSPLALWQAHYVKQRLEACHADLRVELVPMVTRGDVILDTPLAKVGGKGLFVKELELALLDGRADIAVHSMKDVPVDFPEGLGLVTICEREDPRDAFVSSHYDSLDALPQGSIVGTSSLRRQCQLAEYRPDLIIRSLRGNVGTRLGKLDNGEYDAIILAVAGLKRLGLESRIKAALSPEQSLPAVGQGAVGIECRLDDARTHALLAPLNHDETAIRVQAERAMNTRLEGGCQVPIGSYAELTDGELWLRALVGAPDGSQMVRGERRGKPQDAEQLGISLAEELLNNGAREILADVYNGEPPA comes from the coding sequence ATGTTAGACAATGTTTTAAGAATTGCCACACGCCAAAGCCCCCTTGCGCTCTGGCAGGCACATTATGTTAAGCAGCGCCTCGAGGCCTGTCATGCCGATTTGCGTGTAGAGCTGGTGCCCATGGTGACGCGCGGTGATGTCATTCTTGATACGCCTCTGGCGAAAGTGGGCGGTAAAGGCCTGTTCGTGAAAGAGCTTGAGCTGGCACTGCTTGACGGTCGTGCTGATATCGCGGTCCACTCTATGAAGGACGTCCCGGTTGATTTCCCTGAAGGGCTGGGGCTGGTCACCATTTGCGAGCGTGAAGATCCGCGCGATGCCTTTGTCTCCAGTCACTACGACTCTCTGGATGCCCTGCCTCAGGGGAGCATTGTTGGCACGTCAAGTTTACGCCGCCAGTGCCAGCTGGCCGAGTACCGCCCGGACCTGATCATCCGCTCCCTGCGCGGTAACGTCGGTACCCGTCTCGGCAAGCTGGATAACGGTGAATATGATGCCATTATTCTGGCGGTTGCCGGCCTGAAACGCCTGGGCCTGGAGTCGCGTATTAAGGCGGCGCTCTCCCCGGAACAGTCGCTGCCGGCCGTCGGTCAGGGCGCGGTGGGCATTGAGTGCCGACTCGATGACGCCCGTACCCATGCGCTGCTGGCGCCGCTCAATCACGACGAGACCGCAATCCGCGTCCAGGCGGAGCGTGCCATGAACACCCGCCTTGAAGGGGGATGTCAGGTGCCGATTGGCAGCTATGCTGAATTAACCGATGGCGAACTGTGGCTGCGCGCGCTGGTTGGCGCGCCGGACGGTTCGCAGATGGTGCGCGGCGAACGTCGCGGTAAACCACAGGATGCAGAACAGCTGGGGATTTCACTGGCGGAAGAGCTGCTGAATAACGGCGCCCGTGAAATTCTCGCGGACGTCTATAATGGAGAACCCCCGGCATGA
- the hemD gene encoding uroporphyrinogen-III synthase — MSILVTRPSPAGDQLVSRLRALGQVAWSFPLIEFSPGRELPQLAGHLGALQTGDLLFALSQHAVEFAHARLQQDGQRWPDAPRYFAIGRTTALALHTESGQHIRYPLDRETSEVLLQLPELQTVVGKRALILRGNGGRELLGDTLRERGAEVTFCECYQRSHKHYDGAEEAMRWQARGVTTLVVTSGEMLQQLWTLIPQWYRENWLLRCRLLVVSERLANLARELGWQDIRIADNADNDALLRALQ, encoded by the coding sequence ATGAGTATTCTCGTCACCCGCCCTTCTCCCGCTGGAGATCAGTTAGTGAGCCGACTGCGCGCACTGGGGCAGGTGGCGTGGAGCTTTCCACTGATTGAGTTTTCTCCGGGCCGGGAGCTGCCCCAGCTCGCCGGTCATCTTGGCGCGCTGCAGACTGGCGATCTGCTGTTTGCCCTGTCACAACATGCCGTGGAGTTTGCCCACGCCCGGCTGCAACAGGACGGCCAGCGCTGGCCTGATGCGCCGCGCTATTTCGCCATCGGCAGAACCACTGCCCTGGCGCTGCATACCGAAAGCGGCCAGCACATTCGCTATCCGTTGGATCGGGAAACCAGCGAAGTGTTGCTACAATTACCTGAATTACAAACTGTTGTGGGGAAACGCGCGCTGATTTTGCGCGGCAACGGTGGGCGAGAATTGCTGGGCGACACGCTGCGTGAGCGTGGAGCAGAAGTGACATTTTGTGAATGTTATCAACGTAGTCATAAACATTATGACGGTGCGGAAGAGGCGATGCGCTGGCAGGCTCGCGGCGTCACCACCCTGGTGGTAACCAGCGGGGAGATGCTGCAACAGCTCTGGACACTCATCCCACAATGGTATCGTGAAAACTGGTTACTCCGCTGTCGGCTTCTGGTCGTCAGTGAGCGTCTGGCGAACCTCGCCCGGGAACTGGGCTGGCAAGATATTCGGATCGCTGATAACGCCGACAACGATGCGCTGCTGCGCGCATTACAATAA